Genomic window (Takifugu rubripes chromosome 1, fTakRub1.2, whole genome shotgun sequence):
TTAGTGCACTTTAGCGCAGATGCACTGAGTCAGTGAATTTATGTAAGGAATGTTTAGATTACTAAATGCACCAGGAGTACCTGGGCGTATCACATGTCGGCGTCTGCTTACTGTTGCCGTGTCGAcagcagacaggtgaaatccagcaccagcagctgtaACCTAACCCCAAGATTAACATCGTCCGCCTGCATTCAAATGCTTCTTATACAGTAAATGCAAACAAAAATAGCCTTATTACAATTCATTTAATGAGCAAAATTCCTTCAGGGTTTCAGGACAGATGATCTaagccacttttttttttaatcctcatATTTACAATGTTTAATCAAAGGAGTTTTTCCTCGGCCCTTCTTCACGTGTGTTGATGGCGCCGGACATAAAACCTTAAATTTCCTCCGTTCATAATAgcaataaaaagcaaaacattagTATCAGTGTTCATTTCAAAGGATGCCAGGCAAACTTTGGTTTTACATCATTTTTGATCATGGAGAAGAGACGGACCAACTCCAGTGCTCCAGCTTCTGGTGCTGGTTTGAGGCCACTGGTGTGACTGGACACAAGCTTCTGTGTCCCCTGGTCCTGTTTGAGTTATTTTGACCTTCTCCTCTCATCACATTACTGATCAAGGACCAGCGTGAAGGCGTGCGTTTGTGCTCCTTGTCAGTCTTTTTTGTGATTCTGGTTGCTCAGGTTGCGCTCCGAGAACAGGTTTGGGTTCTCGCCCAGCGTGACTCggaccttcttcttctctttgtagCGTCCTGAGTGGGAGACCTTGACGTGGCGGCCTTTTGTGGCGGATTTATCCACAATCTTCTCCAACCTGGCATTGAACTGGCTGTCCAAATGTTCTGGAGGGGGATTACCGCCGGAGTGTTCTTTGTTCCCCGTGTTACTGCCGTACTCGGCCGGGATCTCATACAGAACCTTCGGTTCCGACTTCTTCTTGCGCGAGAAGCTGAGTTTCCACCAGCTGTGATCGGCCATGGCACCAGCGGGGATGGAGGTCGGActtgaggaagaggaagagggttACGGCTGTGGGGGGGACAGAAACAAGTGTCAGTCTCCTATGATGGGGTCAGGGTCCATCGATCATGATGCTGAGCCTCCTCCACCATCTGTTGTCCAACATGTTTCAGATATCAACTATAAAAGTTTATGGATAAAACCTTCCCTGGTGAGCAGGATGCAAAATCAGCAAGGCGATAAGGGTCAGGAATTTATTGTCCCAGACGTCCTAAAACATCACCGagcttgtttattttcaaatgtgcaCACAAATTCAAAACTCCATAAACCTCAAGCCTTTATCACCGGTCAAACATTTCTCAAGTTAAGGCGGAATTCGGACTTTAATCTTCCGTGTTTGGAACGATGGCTGCTTGCAGCTTTTTCTCCATCACATCTCATAACTTCAGCTTTATTCTGAGTTTATACTTCTTAAAACACGCTCATCTATGAAATAATCCtgtgaaacacacaaataacTCCAACAAGAATATTAATACTAAAATGTGCTGTTAAATGATCCCTGAATGTGCCTAATCCCAAACTTGCAACAATATTTGGTTTAAAACTTCACAGATATTTCACATTATAAGATATTATCATTAATGGGAAATTTAAATGTTTCTTAAATAAATACTTTCGACCAGAACTACAAACTAAAAATCCCGTAAACTGTGCTTGTATAATAAATGAGATTAAATATTGCTCTTTCACTTATTTTAATAAGTGGATTATTACAGCGCACACCTGTGTGAGTAATCAGGCAGACACCTGACGCGCTGCCTTCTGATGATGAATTAATCATCATCAGGATCGTCTGTCGCCCCATGTGACCTTAAGAAAAGGCCTTtgactgatgaagaggagaaactGTCTCAGACAACAGGAGAGTTATGTAAAAAGCCAGGGTGGACTCCTCTGAAGATCCCGAATTATCAGCAGTTTCATCGAGAGCCATCGAGATTTATGCTTTTATTCTGCTCGCATATTTCCTCGTGGTCACATTGACATAAACGCAGCGCCTCATAAAACTTTTATGACCGGCAGTTAAAATATCACCTATGAAgtgatctgatggcagccatggaACAAAATAAAGTCGATGAAATCATACCTGGAACTTATTTTTGAAGCTGTCCCCATAGTAACTATGAGATCGTTATCGTTAATGTTTGAGACGTTATTCATGAAGAAACTATGGCATAGTTTCTTCATGAATAACGTCTCAAATATTATGACATATAATGATAAATCTTGCTGCTTTTCTAGATCTGAATGTTTTTGCTTGACCTTTAGTGTGACATGAAATTAGTGTTGATTTAATGTTTGTTCGTTAATACGATGATGCTTATTGTGTGTGGTTTTCCTGGTGCAGTTAGAGCTGTTTTAATCTACAtttctggtttaaaaaaaacatatttgagGCAAAGGAACAAGtgaatgtgttttaaaatattaaaatattgaaACAAACAAATCCTCTGCATGTTATATTAAGTTACTTTGACTTTTATTACTGTCCCTTTATTGCCAGAAAACACTTTGAATATCTGTCAGGCACTTTTTACAGCTCTGCTCCAAAGTCAAGCCCTTTTATCTTGTTAATTAACAATACACGTGCGTTTTTGTCCTAACATACATGTTTACATAGCATTTACATAGTATTGTTGACTCTTCATGGGGGAGTCTCTGTAAAACCCCCTCAGGGGGCACTTTCACGCTGTGTTCATTCAGTGGATATCAGCAGATTACACATATTCCTTTAAGTTGTTCATGTTTGACTTAGATGTGACCTTTGAGACCCAAAAGTCCTGTTGACACAAAGGAGGCCCTTCGTGGTGCTTTTTAATAAGTTACCGTGTTTTTCTGCTGTGAGGGTGAGCTGCTCAAGATCATGAGAGGGCATGAGATGGAAACTTAGGTTGGGAAatcactgaccccccccctcccaaagtCTCTCCAAGAGAGCTGGAGGATCCAGGAGCTCCAGACTCAGGTGTCATCACCTTTTCCACCCAAGAACAGCCAAATCAGGCCAGCCGACGAGAGTTCCCCTCTCCTAAACCGCTGCTCTTGTTTTGTCGTAGCTGACTGGAACTTTTACTGAGCTTGAGTCAAGTCAAACAGCCGCTCAGGCGACATGAAGACGAGGACCGAGGACATGTCTCCAACGCTGTTTGATCATGTTCAGTTCACAACACATTTTCAATAACTCGCTCTTTCCTTCAGAAAAACATTCCCCCAGCGAGCTCATTTCCTTCAAAACCCTGCAGCAAAGCCAATTAACCACGCTAATAAATGCAATTACATACTAAACAGGTCCGGTTAAGAGAGTAGTGACTGGCAGAGGACGTTGGTTTAACAGGAAACTGAGGCGATACACAGCAAAGTTTGGTTCTCTGGAGTTTCTGCATGAAAAAGAGCTCCGTGGAGGAAGGTTGTCGGTTGGGTTACCTGACTGATGGCTGAAGCAAGTCGTCTCAGAAGCGAAGCTGTCCTGCCATGCTTGCAGAATTCTTCACCTCCGCTCTGTTTGAATTTGTCCTCTCAGGTGAACAGGTGCAgcatctcattctctctctctctccctctctctctccaaagcACACACCTTGCtcaaacactctcacacacacacacgcctggaGTCTAACCGCGCATGAGCAGGTTAAGGTTGCAGCCATGTGATTTAGTGAGATGTTTGGGTCGGAGTTAATGTGAACGGGAGGGGCGTGCAGCATTCCACAGGAGCAAATCAATTTCTATCTGCCCAGTTTCAATGTTTGATATTTCCTCCCTCTTGCTACACAACCCCAGGACAATACTCAAGGGACAAGGAGATCCGAGAGAGCAGGTGAATGAGGTGAATGCCCCTGATTTGCATGTGTTGTGTAACCTCCCAGCTTGTGACGGGACGCATGCTTTGCAAGTTTGGTTGCCATTCAAATAACCCGAAATTAGGACACTGGCACCATGTCTAGCCAGTGTTTGAGCATTCTTTATTCTGTCCTGTCATATTTGTGTACACAGTCAAGGCTTTACCATGTCAGAAACTAAGAAAGATTTGGAAATAATTCAATAATAACTTCATGGAGATAATAACATGATGAGCTTCAGTGAAATttagatatatttatataacaaAAGGATGCGACAGAAAAATATGACCACCTTAAAGAAAATAGCTTAggtataattaaaaataattaatgaGATAAAATGTAGCACAACAATAAAACTTGGGTCTGGAGAAAACCTGTTTACTTAATTTAcactgctttttaaaatgtaaaaaaaattgcAAAAGTTTAAAGCGGTGCTTGTTTCACCTCCCTTTATCTTCTTTGCATTGCTATGGTTGTAAAACATAGGATTTTGAATGTTTCAGGTAggaattaataaaaacaaaatccaacataattttaaaatggaaaaggtTGCAATTTAGTCTGGTTCCGCccctaaaaatgtaaaaatatcgACTAACTCGTCTCTCTGACTGCACACGATCTTAAAGGTTGGACACCGCCCCCTATCGACTGAACGTAATTCTACATCCGACCTGAAGTTCGCGTTCTACCAATCAGCGATCAGTTCTAGTATGGCGACATTTTATTGGCTCCATCCTTCCGGTAAGACAGCATTGACGCTTTTCATTGGTCCTTCCTCTTCTAACGTGTCATAAACAGTGGAATACGGATGATCTGATCAGTCTTGGATCTGAACCTTAAAAAATACCATGTGATGAATCTGTAGACTCTGCTGAAGGTTTCTTGTTGCTTTTAAAGTTAAGCGAGATGGATGTAAGTTGAAATCTATTCTTTGAAATGTTTGGAAAGGGTCTGCTAGCTagtgttagcctgttagctgccATGCAGTAAAAGTCCAGTTTACAGGAAAATCTGATTCTGAAATAATAAACAGGGAAATTAAAGCTAAGGTACCCTTGTGTGTAGCTGTAAAAGGAATACAATTATTAGCAACTGGCCAGTTAGTGCGACGAAAATATAATAATAGTTTTGTCTCACTTCAACAGAATATTCAAAATCTTCCAATCGACATACAGACCAGTAAGCTTTTGGGTAAGTAATCCATGTAAGTCAAATATTTCATCAAATATCCGTCCAGTTCCTTCATTTGAGTGCAACAGATGTTCTCTAGCAATGGTTTCCAGCCCACAGGTGTTAATAGTGAGTTGCTTTGTGTCTGCAGACTGGCTGGTGGATCGACGCCACTGTAATTTGAAATGGCAGAATGCAGTTAAAAATATCAGAGAGAAGATCAATGCTGCCATCCAGGACATGCCAGAGAATGAAGAGATCAAGCAGCTCCTCTCGGGCTCCTGTAGGTCCTTTACAAGCTCCTTTATTATAACATGTATTGTAACATAATTGTTTTGCTTGTCCCACATTTCATGACAGCTTCCCAAGTGTGTTTATGTAATTGTTTTATTAACAGACATTCACTACTTCCACTGCTTGAGAATTGTAGAGATCCTAAAGGGCACTGAATCCTCCTCCAAGAACATCTTTGGCAGATACTCCTCTCAGAGGATGAAGGTGACGGGTTTCTcacagcaaaataaatcaaaaatcaCAAGTCATATCATCAATATTCTTCTGTCATAGATTTCTGATTTTTGAGCTTTGTTCTCTGTAATTGTTACAGGATTGGCAAGACATTGTGTCCCTTTATGAGACAGACAATGTCTATTTAGGTGAGTATGAAAtagaaacaaaagaaagcaacactccatttaaaaaaaaaaaaaaaaaaagacaccaaaGCTATGACATGTAAATTCTGGCAACTACAATCTGCTGCTGTATTTTCTgcattattattctttttttacattaatgtGAAGTTCCTATATGTGCATCTATCTTCAGAAAAATCActgaattgtgttttttttttaaaagcggAGTTGGCGAGTTTGCTGATTCGTAACGTGACCTACGAAGGTCCAGCTCTGAGGAGGCAGCTGGCTAAAgttcagcagctgcaacaggagCTGAGCAGACGGGAAGTTGAGTGTCAGAGCTCAGCAGCATCCATGAGGGAACGCTACTATGCTGCCTGCAAACAGTACGGCATCACTGTGAGTACATGGACATCAGCGGCAGAGAGCACCACAACCTGCACTGAGAATGTGAACTGTTCTGATCTCTTTCTTGGCTGGATGGACAGAAATGGTTCCTCCACAGAGCATCGGTCTGAACGTCATTCATTCTATTTCATAGGGAGACAACGTGACTCGGGAGATTCAGGCTCTGGTCAAAGACTTGCCTGTGGTTCTAGAAGGAGTTGGAAAAGATGCAATGAAGTTAGAAAAGCAAATCCAACTTTATTCTGCTTTCACAGAGTTTGTCTGTGGATGGTGAGTGACGCTGTCTGTAGCTTTTATCGACCTCTCTGCCTTCAGAAGCTCTAACAAACTGAAAAACAGCTTCACCTATGTAGTTTCGTCTGAAGCAATAACAACATGGCACGTATGTGTTGTGTAGGTCTGAAGGAGTCCTGCCCCTGCTAACATTCGTCCAGAAGAGAGGAAACACAACGTTTTATgagtggagaacagggaaaacACCCACAGTTGTTGAGAAGCCAGTTGTTGAGGAGGCACCTGCTGATGCCATCACAGAGGACACGGTGGGTTGGATCATCACAAGAAACCAACCAACCAGTTGTCTTCAGGATACAGAAAAAGCTCAAATGTATTAGTGCGTCTATTCACCACTTAATACTCTTGTATTGTCTTATCAATCAGATTGACTGGGGTGACTTTGGCAAAAGCTCTGGGTCTCAAGATACTGCTTCAGCTATTAAAGTGGAGGATGAAATTGACTGGGGCATCAGTCTGGAACCTGCCACGGAGGTAAAGGCCACTCCGATTTGGTTTATACATTGTGTTTCCCATCCCTTTTCTACTTTTGATAAACAAACGAACAAATGTAGAAGTGACCCATTCAGTTGGGTCTATTTTTTAAAAGTCGAACACAATGACAGATTAAAAACCAATCCAATCATTTCACTCAAAGGTTAATAGCACAAACAGAGCGATAACTGTGTCTCTTTGCACAGGACGCCAGCATCACCGGTATCGACTGGGGAGACAGTGAAGCACCTCCAGATAAAATTGAGATTGTAGATGCAGGCACAGACtgtaagtgtgtttgtgtgtgtgtgttttgttttgttttttgttggttttttttaacatattttgCTTCACAAACGATCAGATGcccatatttttaaaaataatgaatcTAATGTAAAATCACCTGTGTCTTTTCATAGGTCCCGAGGGTGTAGCGAAGGGTGAGGATGCTTTAACTATGCTGGAGAATCCTCAGTCTCGCAGCCAGTTCATCGATGAGCTCACGGAGGTAAAAACGTTATGCATAACCTGCATCATTACCCTTCTGTAACTGACATGTTATTCTCGACCAGAAAGACTGTTTTCACTGCCCCCGTGTGGTCACATCTAGTCAATACAGGCGTCGCTAGTCACCGTACCTAGTAGTTAAGATAGTTTCTGTAACATTTGTTTTATAATGCTGTGTGCTGCCTTTTTGATAACGGTAGGAAAACAAGAAGACTACTTTATAAGCGTACAGTTGTTGATAATGTGCCGTTAAAAATGCATTAGATGATATTGTGGATGGTGGATTAGATGATCTTTCGGATTTGTCCTAAACACGTGGCACTGTTTTTCTCTGTATTCGGGCAGCTGGAAGCTTTCCTAACTCAGCGTTTGAGTGAGAtgggacaggaggaagatgTTGTAGCTATGAGCCAGTTCCAGCTGGCCCCTCCAATCATCCTCAGCCAGTCCTGCAAAAAAATTCAGGAGATGCTGTCAGAAGTACAAGGTCTTCTTGGTCGACTCACCACACATCAAATGCAGCAACTCTTTATGATCCAGGCCTCGCCACGGTATTCTGATCAAAATATTCTCCTTGCATATACACATATTTCAAAATGCACTGAACTGAAACATATACGTGTTGTATAGGTATGTTGAACGTGTGTCAGATGCGCTGAGACAGAAGATGAAACAGGCAGACATTCTGGTACTTAAAGGCACCAGGATGGTGGAGAAGAGGCAGGAAGCCCTGGAGGAGCAGGCCAGGCTGGAGCCTCGTATTGACCTGCTGGCAGGATGCACCCGGGAACTCCAGAAACTGGTAAAGAATTAATTAGTTTTATACTGTACAGCGCTTCGTGTATAAGTTCATATAGTGTAAAGGGAAATTTTTATGCATATTTCCCGATATTATGATTATCTAGTGTGTGTAATGCATTACAATTGTAAGGTATATGCATGGCATCATTTAGTGATAATCAGTACACATCATTAATGCTTTTGAATGCCTCTTTTTGCAGATTGAAGTGGACATTTCAAAGCGATACAACAAAAGACCTGTCAACCTTATGGGGGTTAATGTCTAATGAAGAGCTCTTAAGTTTAACACAGAATTTTGTCAGCATTTCCttggaggaataaaaacaaaggtaTTTAATTTTCGACGTGCGTTTTTACTGTCTGGTATTTTAATAATGTGACAAACACCTGGATTTGCACGTCACAATCTGACAATAACCTGTTTTATATGTAGTTTCCTTGGAGATGCTGTGATTTAGTGACAGTATGCTAACACTATGAGTTATTTACAGGGAAACACGCACAAATCTGAGGTGACGCAAAACAAATTTATTGAAACTTTGAGCGTGTTGGACCCGTTTGTATCATATTACCGGGAGGGGGTTTTTGGTCAGCTGATGAAAGCTTGCCACTAGAATGTTCTACGCATGCTCACTGTGAAAGCGTGTTTTGGTGTCAAGCGGTGCTGCTATGCTAGCCGGGCCAGCTAGCAATTTTGCAAGTCATGGTGGGGAAAGGCAGGATAATGATATATCGGGCAACACTTTGGCTCTTTTACTGACACGGAGCTCGCGTTCAATTTTTGGATAGCCCTGGACAGGAAGGGCAGAAGATATAAGTGCAGATTATTAACGCGTAAGTATGAAATCGtcctgtttttaatttaatacgCAAGCCGAAACGTGGATGAAAGTGGTGTGTGGGATGAGCTAACGATGCCATAGACGTCAGATGATGTATGATATTCTCAAGGTAATTGCACAATAAAACGGCACGTTTAACTGTAACAGATACTTTTCAAAGTATCGTCTTAACAGGGGCCAACTAGCTTCAGCTCTTAGCATAGCCTTCGATTCCCAGTAGTAGTTTAGCATTTTCTCTCGACCCAACTCACGCCTTATTTCTATTGGCTCTGGACGGCTGGAGTCATATGTCGTCACTGCTCTTGAGCGCCGTGAATGGCTGCCTGACCTGTCAATCATCTTTTCACCACTTGTTGCTAGGGAGATTGTTTGATGTTAGCCATAGCGGAAGTAGAGTCCTACAACCCAAATACAAGCACCTGTCACTTTTTAGGGTAAACACGGATACCAAAGTAACTTGCTAATGTGGCCCAAGACGAATGCCcgctacttcctgtcacctaATCAGGCGTTTAGACATATCCGACAGCCGTAGTGAGCAAAAAGTCAATATAGCTAACAGCTAATGTCAGAAGGATGAAGATAGGCGCAGCTGTGCGAGAGCAGGGAGGGACCCTGCCCGCTACCTAACGCTGTCGTTGGTACGTGTTCTCGCCAGCCCAGTAAGCGATCTCGTCTTGCTCGTTCACCTTCAGCAGCACCCGCATGAAGAACTTGTCCTGACAAGGGTGGGGTGATGCGCACAGCTCCGGGTTCTTCATCTCTGGGCTGCTGTCTTTCCAGCAGCGGTGCCTCCCGACATCACTTCACAGCTctggggaggatggaggggttGGTCTGGGCTCGTCCTGATTTATTCTCCTGCTCGTTTGGTGCAAATTTAGTTGGGTAGATCTTGTTTAGCAAAAGGCTGAAGACGTTGTAACACTTTGTTGATGATCTGGTATTGATTGGACTGCAGGAATAAGCTGTCGTTTTTCATGTTTGCCAGGCTTGGGAGGATTCAAACCTAATGAAGAATAAAGCTTTTAACGCTGGATGGACTCTCCAAGCGGACACCCGACCCCAGCTCTCACATGCGACTTAAGTATCCAAAATCCTGGTGAAGACCCTTTCTCCTCTATATTTGTTAGCTTATTTTCTTGACATTGATACATGAAAAGATCCTGATTCAAggtagctgcccccccccccttttgtttatttttttacgtTCACCCTTTGTTTCTTTGTAAAGAAATGCTTTACCTGAAAAAGTACTTCACAGAGGGCCTGATTCAGTTCACCATCCTTCTGAGTCTCATTGGGGTGCGAGTGGACGTTGACTCATATCTAAACAATCAGCTGCCCCCACTGAGAGAGATCATCCTGGGCCCCAGCTCAGCCTACACCCAAACACAGTTTCATAACTTACGCAACACGCTGGACGGCTATGGCATCCATCCAAAAAGTGTGGACCTCGATCATTTCTTTGCAACGCGACGGTTGCTGAACCAGGTCCGCCAGCTGGATCGCCTGTCCGTGCCGAGTACCGAGCTCAACACCTGGCTAGTGCACCGTGACTCTGAAACTGTGGTATCCACGAGTAGCCAGTCCAGCCCCAGCATCCCCCTGGATAATGGGGCCGGCCTAGAGGACGTTAACAACCCTGACGCTACCCTGGCCATGAGGGGAGGAAGCGGCGCACCTGAATCTACGTACAACCTGAACAGCACGGACAGCAGCCTGGGAGCTGTGGCCCCAGAAGGCAACGAGGAGCAGGGCAGCAGAGGTGGCAACGATGACCTTACCAAGGAGGTAACTCGTTCCCACCTTTACCCTGCAAACAGAAGGGCAGCTTCTGTTGTTCCTGTTTGGAATCGACtgctcctgtttgtttgtttgtttgtttggtttgttttggaaAGGAAATGAAACTAGAGAATGATATTTGCACATGATGGTGTGATGTCAGGAAGCTAAAGACGACACAAAGATATTTCTGTGCTGTAATGAACCAAGACGTCTTTCTGGTCACGTGACAGTCTCCGTGTCCAAGTGTTTTATCATCTGACCTCACGATGTGCCACTCCCCCCCCTGTAAAGTAGACATACAGCTTTCTCTTCCCAACATCCAATAAATAAACCCCAAATGATAGCTTTGTTCAGATATGCATGACTCACACTTGCTTTGATTAATGCAGTCCAAGCGGTGGTTACAGTAACTTCTCTTCTGCACAGGACCATTTTTCAATGGTTGCTATATGCTTTTGTAGGACATTGACTTGATTGACATCCTGTGGCGACAGGACATTGACCtcggagcaggaagagaagtGTTCAACTACAGCAACCGTCAGAAGGAGAATGAGGGGGAGAAGCCCAGCCCATGTCAAAGCAAAGACAGGAATGAGGaacaggagagctggaggaacgGAGTAAATCTGCAGACGGCTCAGCCCGTGGATGGAGAGACGGGAGAGAGCATTCCAGAACAGGTCTGTGGCCGCGGCTTATCATCTGCGAGTTTTCCATCATGAATAAAAGAATTCAAACTGATAAAGGAAATATGACCAAAAAAGGTGACCCTGTTTTTTATGTGGTTTGTATTTGCCTGAGGTCTttaaagggcaaaaaaaaagaaaagccagggACGGGATTAAAAACCTATTTCTTTTCACTCCGCCGGTGAATGGGAGAGCAGGTGTCAGGGCTTTGTCTTGAGGCCTGAGGTGACGCTGTTTCTTTTACCCAGCTCCCAGGTATTGGCTCACAGACGTCACTGTCCCTGCAAGAGTGTCTACGACTTTTGGAGGCTACTTTCCCATTTGGAGAAGAATCTGAGGTGAGAAGAACTGTTCGGCTTGGCTGTACCAGCAGTGTTGACCAAGCAAGAACTTGTGCACTCTTCTACTTCCACCATTATTGGGATTCTGTGTGGTTTTTCATCAGTTTCGAGCCCCGGGTGTCAACCCTGAAATAAGTGCCAATGAAGAAGCTCCGTCCACATCTCAGGGCCTTTCTTTGGCACCACAGCTGGTTCCTGAACCACAGTTAGACTtggagcaacagtggcaagacaTCATGGCCATCATGGAGCTGCAGGTACGTTGTGTTTTCAATCAGACACCTTCTGGAGTGTTTTTCCTGATGGAGAATGGTGCTAGGATCAGTAGAGTGACCTCACGTGGTGCTttgaaaaggaagagaaggacgTAAAAATAGCTCGTGCTGCTGTATGACGTTGTTGCGGCCATTATGACCAGGCAAACCATCGCCTCTGTCCTTATATTATCCCTGTTGAAACGAATCTTTTCCTTTCTAAAACCATCTTTCTATTGGAAGGCAATGGAAGTAAACAGTACATCCCCCAACGCCACCCCCAACACTGTCAACAGCACCGATGGAACATCTGAATCCAACACGCCTGGAAACTTTGAACTTTCTACTGGTGCAACACCAGTCAACCAGGATGTCAGCCTTCACCAGGCCTCCCTCCCCAGCTGCAGCCAGGACTTCCCCCAGATGTTCAGCCCCCAGCTAGGCTCTGTCACCACCACCCCCAGAACCCTGATGCCCAGGATTTCCTCCAGCAACTCCAGCAACATCAACTCCACTTTTGGAACCACTAACCTGACGGGGCTCTTTCTCCCGTCGCCAATTAACAGTTCGGCCACCAACTTAACGTCCACGCCGATCCTGCCGGACCCGTTCAGCACCCTCCTGGAAGAGTCCATGCTCGACGAGATCAGCTTACTGGACCTAGCCATGGAGGAGGGCTTCAGCCAGGCTCAGGCTTCTCAGTTGGAGGATGAGCTCGACTCGGATTCTGGTCTTTCGCTGGACTCCAGCCACAGCCCGGCCTCTCCGAGCAGTTCCGAGACCTCCTGTTCTTCTGCGGCTTCTTCGTCCTCGACATCTGCCACCTTCTCCGAGGAGGGCGCGGTGGGCTACAGCACTGATTCCGAGGTGGCCACCGcggagacggaggagggagCCGTCGGGGGCCACCAGCCTGGGTACAGCAAGCTCTGCCGCATGAGCTATCAGGACCCCTCCCAGTTCCACGGCCTCCCTCAGCTCGATGACATCAGCCACAATCACACTTACAACCTGCCGCTTTCCTCCGCGTTCTCCGAGCATCCGGACCTCCCCGTTCCCTCTGGGAAGAAGACGGCCCGAGAGAAACAGCACTCCAAGCTTCAGCCTCACGCGGACCTCCTCGACAAGCACGCCAGCCGGGACGAGCGCCGAGCCCGCGCCATGAAGATCCCTTTCTCCAACGACAAGATCATCAACCTGCCCGTGGAAGAGTTCAACGAGCTTCTGGCGAAGCACCACCTGAGCGAAGC
Coding sequences:
- the nfe2l1b gene encoding endoplasmic reticulum membrane sensor NFE2L1b isoform X1; its protein translation is MDSPSGHPTPALTCDLSIQNPEMLYLKKYFTEGLIQFTILLSLIGVRVDVDSYLNNQLPPLREIILGPSSAYTQTQFHNLRNTLDGYGIHPKSVDLDHFFATRRLLNQVRQLDRLSVPSTELNTWLVHRDSETVVSTSSQSSPSIPLDNGAGLEDVNNPDATLAMRGGSGAPESTYNLNSTDSSLGAVAPEGNEEQGSRGGNDDLTKEDIDLIDILWRQDIDLGAGREVFNYSNRQKENEGEKPSPCQSKDRNEEQESWRNGVNLQTAQPVDGETGESIPEQLPGIGSQTSLSLQECLRLLEATFPFGEESEFRAPGVNPEISANEEAPSTSQGLSLAPQLVPEPQLDLEQQWQDIMAIMELQAMEVNSTSPNATPNTVNSTDGTSESNTPGNFELSTGATPVNQDVSLHQASLPSCSQDFPQMFSPQLGSVTTTPRTLMPRISSSNSSNINSTFGTTNLTGLFLPSPINSSATNLTSTPILPDPFSTLLEESMLDEISLLDLAMEEGFSQAQASQLEDELDSDSGLSLDSSHSPASPSSSETSCSSAASSSSTSATFSEEGAVGYSTDSEVATAETEEGAVGGHQPGYSKLCRMSYQDPSQFHGLPQLDDISHNHTYNLPLSSAFSEHPDLPVPSGKKTAREKQHSKLQPHADLLDKHASRDERRARAMKIPFSNDKIINLPVEEFNELLAKHHLSEAQLALIRDIRRRGKNKLAAQNCRKRKLDTIIKLEQGVQELRRDKARLLKEKMEFIRSIRQTKQKMQSLYQEVFTQLRDEEGRPYPPSEYSLQYSADGSVLIMPRSMAAAEQNRKPEKKQKDKKK
- the nfe2l1b gene encoding endoplasmic reticulum membrane sensor NFE2L1b isoform X2 is translated as MDSPSGHPTPALTCDLSIQNPEMLYLKKYFTEGLIQFTILLSLIGVRVDVDSYLNNQLPPLREIILGPSSAYTQTQFHNLRNTLDGYGIHPKSVDLDHFFATRRLLNQVRQLDRLSVPSTELNTWLVHRDSETVVSTSSQSSPSIPLDNGAGLEDVNNPDATLAMRGGSGAPESTYNLNSTDSSLGAVAPEGNEEQGSRGGNDDLTKEDIDLGAGREVFNYSNRQKENEGEKPSPCQSKDRNEEQESWRNGVNLQTAQPVDGETGESIPEQLPGIGSQTSLSLQECLRLLEATFPFGEESEFRAPGVNPEISANEEAPSTSQGLSLAPQLVPEPQLDLEQQWQDIMAIMELQAMEVNSTSPNATPNTVNSTDGTSESNTPGNFELSTGATPVNQDVSLHQASLPSCSQDFPQMFSPQLGSVTTTPRTLMPRISSSNSSNINSTFGTTNLTGLFLPSPINSSATNLTSTPILPDPFSTLLEESMLDEISLLDLAMEEGFSQAQASQLEDELDSDSGLSLDSSHSPASPSSSETSCSSAASSSSTSATFSEEGAVGYSTDSEVATAETEEGAVGGHQPGYSKLCRMSYQDPSQFHGLPQLDDISHNHTYNLPLSSAFSEHPDLPVPSGKKTAREKQHSKLQPHADLLDKHASRDERRARAMKIPFSNDKIINLPVEEFNELLAKHHLSEAQLALIRDIRRRGKNKLAAQNCRKRKLDTIIKLEQGVQELRRDKARLLKEKMEFIRSIRQTKQKMQSLYQEVFTQLRDEEGRPYPPSEYSLQYSADGSVLIMPRSMAAAEQNRKPEKKQKDKKK
- the cdk5rap3 gene encoding CDK5 regulatory subunit-associated protein 3, translating into MDNIQNLPIDIQTSKLLDWLVDRRHCNLKWQNAVKNIREKINAAIQDMPENEEIKQLLSGSYIHYFHCLRIVEILKGTESSSKNIFGRYSSQRMKDWQDIVSLYETDNVYLAELASLLIRNVTYEGPALRRQLAKVQQLQQELSRREVECQSSAASMRERYYAACKQYGITGDNVTREIQALVKDLPVVLEGVGKDAMKLEKQIQLYSAFTEFVCGWSEGVLPLLTFVQKRGNTTFYEWRTGKTPTVVEKPVVEEAPADAITEDTIDWGDFGKSSGSQDTASAIKVEDEIDWGISLEPATEDASITGIDWGDSEAPPDKIEIVDAGTDCPEGVAKGEDALTMLENPQSRSQFIDELTELEAFLTQRLSEMGQEEDVVAMSQFQLAPPIILSQSCKKIQEMLSEVQGLLGRLTTHQMQQLFMIQASPRYVERVSDALRQKMKQADILVLKGTRMVEKRQEALEEQARLEPRIDLLAGCTRELQKLIEVDISKRYNKRPVNLMGVNV
- the prr15lb gene encoding proline-rich protein 15-like protein B, whose amino-acid sequence is MADHSWWKLSFSRKKKSEPKVLYEIPAEYGSNTGNKEHSGGNPPPEHLDSQFNARLEKIVDKSATKGRHVKVSHSGRYKEKKKVRVTLGENPNLFSERNLSNQNHKKD